The Trichomycterus rosablanca isolate fTriRos1 chromosome 20, fTriRos1.hap1, whole genome shotgun sequence genomic interval gtgtagaaacaaggaggtggtttacaAGCATTCAGTGTGTGTTTAGCAATCAAAATCCAGGTCCGATTACCTGAAGATGAGAGTGAAATATGGGCCAGCATCTACAACAGTTGCGCGCATGCAAAGGCCTtcaaaaataaagataaaataaagacagttttatgttttatgatAATTTCACCTTCATAATAAAGctgtttacagtatatatgtgcgTGTTTAAGTTTTAGTACTTTACCACAGTCCATGAATGGTCCAGTAATCAATGTTCTGTGGTATCCTGCAAATATTTTTGTTGTCAATGCCCTGTGAGAAAGCAGAAATGAGTATTACTAGAATAGCTAGGCTGAAATCTAGATGTCCTCCAAAATATGCATGTTTAAGTATACTgtgatgcataaataaatacaggtttcactgctatgctactcaccaggcagaagctcccTGGCCACTGAAGTGTCAGAAGCATGCATGTCCAGTTACAAGGGCTGCCCATATATACAAGTTAATATAAAGTCAATGTCCAATAAAGCCATTACAGttatcatatacagtgtatcacaaaagtgagtacacccctcacatttctgcagatatttaagtatatcttttcatgggacaacactgacaaaatgacactttgacacaattaaaagtagtctgtgtgcagcttatataacagtgtaaatttattcatacctcaaaataactcaatatacagccattaatgtctaaaccaccggcaacaaaagtgagtacaccccttggtgaaagttcctgaagtgtcaatattttgtgtggccaccattatttcccagaactgccttaactctcctgggcatggagtttaccagagcttcacaggttgccactggaatgcttttccactcctccatgacgacatcacggagctggcggatattcgagactttgcgctcctccaccttccgcttgaggatgccccaaagatgttctattgggtttaggtctggagacatgcttggccagtccatcacctttaccctcagcctcttcaataaagcagtggtcgtcttagaggtgtgtttggggtcattatcatgctggaacactaccctgcgacccagtttccggagggaggggatcatgctctgcttcagtatttcacagtacatattggagttcatgtgttcctcaatgaaatgtaactccccaacacctgctgcactcatgcagccccagaccatggtattcccaccaccatgcttgactgtaggcatgacacacttatctttgtactcctcacctgattgccgccacacatgcttgagaccatctgaaccaaacaaattactcttggtctcatcagaccatagaacatggttccagtaatccatgtcctttgttgacatgtcttcagcaaactgtttgcgggctttcttgtgtagagacttcagaagaggcttccttctggggtgacagccatgcagaccaatttgatgtagtgtgcagcgtatggtctgagcactgacaggctgaccccccaccttttcaatctctgcagcaatgctgacagcactcctgcgcctatctttcaaagacagcagttggatgtgacgctgagcacgtgcactcagcttctttggacgaccaacgcgaggtctgttctgagtggaccctgctcttttaaaacgctggatgatcttggccactgtgctgcagctcagtttcagggtgttggcaatcttcttgtagccttggccatcttcatgtagcgcaacaattcgtcttttaagatcctcagagagttctttgccatgaggtgccatgttggaactttcagtgaccagtatgagagagtgtgagagctgtactactaaattgaacacacctgctccctatgcacacctaagacctagtaacactaacaaatcacatgacatttttgagggaaaatgacaagcagtgctcaatttggacatttaggggtgtagtctcttaggggtgtactcacttttgttgccggtggtttagacattagcggctgtatattgagttattttgagggaagaataaatttacactgttatataagctgcacacagactacttttcattgtgtcaaagtgtcattttgtcagtgttgtcccatgaatagatatacttaaatatctgcagaaatgtgaggggtgtactcacttttgtgatacactgtatatacactgatcagccaaaacattaaaaccaattccatgtccattttatcagctccacttaccatctagaagcactttgtagttctacaattactgactgtagtccatctgtttctctgcatgcttttttttagcctgctttcaccctgttcttcaatggtcaggacccccacaggaccaccacagagcaggtattatttaggtggtggatcattctcagcactgcagtgacactgacatggtggtggtgtgttagtgtgtgttgtgctggtatgagtggatcagacacagcagtgctgctggagtttttaaataccgtgtccactcactgtccactctattagacactcccacctagttggtccaccttgtagatataaagtcagagaggatcgctcatctattgctgctgtatgagctggtcatcttctagacattcatcagtggtcaaaggatgctgcacatggggcgctgttgggtggatatttttggttggtggactattctcagtccagcagtgacaacacacaaccaccatatcagtgtcacttcagtgctgagaatgatccaccactcaaataatatctgttctgtggtggtcctgtgtgggtcctgacagcattgaagaacagcatgaaagggggctaacaaagcatgcagagaaacagatggactacagtcagtaattgtagaactacaaagtgcttctatatggtaagtggagtacatacagtatgtgtactgTATGATTTAAACACGGTAACCTTACAGACTTGTCTCAGCCGTAGGCCAGTGGGGTTGATCCTGTGTAAGAACCCATCCGATCAGTATAGAAACACATCCTGCCCAAATCAGTGACATCATACCTGAAACATTGTTGAGTACATACTTGCAATCAGAAGCACTTACTGCATGCtttaaaattacaattaaaaagCAGTAAAATTGTGTATAGTATATTTTTAGAAACACTGAGACAGTGTACTTACGTGACTGCATGAACGTTTTGCTGTTCTGAGGCAAGCTTTTTTGAGTTTCTACTGATCACTGTAGTACAACCATCTCACAGCTGGTGTGTGTTTCCTCTTTAAGAACTTCCACAAACGAGCCGCAGTATCACTTCCCAGTGTGCTGCTGATGTCTAAAGGCTAAAAACTCAGTGGCGCCTAAGCTTTTAGCCTTTAATATTCATTTCCTGTATATGTGTGGACTTGTGGTGCCGAAaactacaacctcaaatcagaaaaagttagaacattgtggaaaatgcaaataaaataaaaatgcagtgttccttacatttgctttgacttttatttgattgcagacaggatgaacccgagatattttatgttctgtctgctcaacttcatttcatttattaatatacctccattcctgcatttcaggcctgcaacacattccaaaaaaagttgggacggggacaatttagggctagtaatgaggaggTGAAAAAGCTAAATATTGATGTGATGTCAAAacatgtgattgtaatcatggtttggtacaaaagcagcatccaggaaaggctgagtctttgatgagcaaagatgatcagaggatctccagtctgtcaacaaatgtgtgagaaaatgattgaaatgtttaaaaacaatgtacctcaaagaaagattggaagggatttgcatatttctccctctacagtgcataatatcattaaaccatttaaggaatctggagaaatttcagtgcgtaaaggccaagggcgcaagcttaacctaaacacctgtgatcttcgatcactcggacggcactgcatcaagaaccaccactcaacaatagctgatataaccacatgggtgatggattactttggcaaacctttgtcaagcactacaatacagagttacatgcacaaatgccacttaaaatttGCTTAATGTCCAGTAgaggcatcgacttctctgggctcggaggcatctaggatggaccatcacacagtgaaaatgtgtattgtggtcagatgaatcagcattccaggtcttttttggaagaaatggacgccgtgtgctctggaccaaagatgaaaaggaccatccagactgttatcagcaacaagtccaaaagtcagggtctgtcatggtatggggctgtgtcagtgcccttggcaaaggtcatttacacttctgtgatggcagcattaatgcagaaaagtacattgagatcttggagcaacatgtgctgccttcaagacgtcatcttttccagggacatccatgcatttttcaacaaggcgttgcgaaaccacatgctgcacacatcacaaaggcatggctgtggaagaagagggtacgggtactggacgggcctgcctgcagtcctgacctgaccctgtactgttgcacatattaagacgtgtttgcaggaaaaagtggtaaatgctatactgtcccaattatctcaggttcatcctgtcttaAACTCCAGCTGCAGATCCACAGTACACTCCTGGGTGTAGGGATTGTGCTCTGCTGTACACCATACTTGGCACCTGTTCAGGAGttcggttgtgtgtgtgtgtgtgtgtgtatgtgtgtccttGTACGGGCCCAGGATAGACAAACAACAGGACGCTTCAGAGATCAGCGCTAGACATGAAACACTTACTGGTAACTACTTTGTATTTCTTACACATTTCTCCTATTTATGGACATAGAGCAGGTTTTAGTTGTTGTATATCCTGTAGTTCATGTTGAATACTGTAAGAATGGTGTGGTGCACATAAAGTACTCCAAAGGTCAAACAGTTCTTGCCCTGTTTAAGAGAAGTGACAGGGCAAACAATGGGCTCTGTGTCTCAGTTCTATATGGATTTACTAGTAACTGAATGTTAGTGGTttgcacacacagagacactgtgAGACACAGTAGTAGCGATGTGGAAGCCAGAAATAACCTGTATGTCAGCTGATATGGAGGCACTGGTTATTAAGGGGCTTATAATGCAAGGTTATTCAGCAGATTTTGTGTGTACTGACTACTCGACCTGCCAGTAGTTATATTTTCCACTTGTGAATGTTTCCTGAGCTATTCTGAACATCTACCAAGAGTTAAACATACACATTCTTCTGGATTAGCATGCCTACACGTAGAGAAATCTTTCTGACCCACCTTCAGCTCTGCTCTGATTGGTCTGTTGGACTTGTTATGCTCTTACAATTGGCTAATACAAAAAACACACtccattttcacctgcacattTGACCTTGGAAACCAGTGGTGTCTGTTTTTATGCCTAAACTGTTAAAGCTGGACATTGCACAGTttcatctacaaccccaaatcagaaaaaaagttgggacagtaaagcattgaccactttgtaatgttgccattccttttcaccacacttaaaaggcaggccagtccagtacccgtaccctgttcttccgcagccatgcctttgtaatgtgtgcagcatgtggttttgcattgtcttgttgaaaaatgcatggacgtccctggaaaagatgacctGATCTAGGATCtaagtgtacttttctgcattaatgctgccaacaCAGACGTGTAAATgacatttgccaagggcactgacacaaatccataccacgacagaccctgacttttggacttgttgctgataacagtctgtatggtccttttcatctttggtcctgattcatctgaccacaatacacgtttccactgtgtgatgatccatcctagatgcctccgagcccagagaattcaacgccgcttttggacatggttaacataaggcttctttttttgcacagtaaagttttaagtggcatttgtgcatgtaactctgtattgtagtgcttgacaaaggtttgccaaagtaatccctcacccatgtggttatatcagctattgttgagtggaggttcttgatgcagtgccgtctgagggatcaaagatcacaggcgttcagattaagcttgcgctcttgtcctttatgcactgaaattcctcccgattccttgaatggtttaatgatattatgcactgtagagggagaaatatgcaaatcccttcctttgaggttcattattttaaaatatttaaatcattttctcacacatttgttgacaaactagaggccatctgatcatctttgctcagcAAAGactccaaaccatgattacaatcacctgtttggaatcacatcattatttagttttttcacttcattactagccctaaattgcccccatcccaactttttttggaatgtgttgcaggcctgaaatgcagggtaGAGGTAcatttaacaaatgaaatgaagtcgagaacatgaaatatctcaggttcatcctgtgcAAGAGAATAAGACAGGTGGAGAGGAAGTAAGAGAATATGAGACAGATAAAGtggaacagaaaataaaaagtagaaagtaaaaaGGAGGAATAAAGCTTTGAGAGTTTCTGTGATGTAAGAGAACGAGAGGTGAAAAAGTGGCAAGATAACAGAAGAGGCAGGCAGATGTGAGGAACAAACAAGttttaaaggtgttgagttccaaggtattttttcccataaggatgtatgggaaacctgttaatgcgttccatggtcctgtggaactgcatatattttaggctaatgtaaaataatgtttttttttacacttatacacaaaaataacacaaatattatataaaaacacttaaaacagttaaaaatcaatataaaactacaaccccaaatcagaaaagtttgggacagtatgaaaaatgcaaataaaataaaaatgcagtgttccttacattttctttgacttttatttcattgcagacaggatgaacctgagatatttcatgttttgtctgctcaacttcatttcatttattaataaacatccattcctgcatttcaggcctgcaaaatattccaaaaaagttgggacaggggtaatttagagctagtaatgaggtgaaaaaacgaaataatgcTGTGATTTCacacaggtgatgtcaacaggtgattgtaatcatggtttgatacaaaaacagcatccaggaaaggctttgatgagcaaagatgatcagaggatctccagaaagattggaagggatttgcatatttttccctctacagtgcataatatcattaaaccattcaaggaatcaggaggaatttcagtgcgtaaaggccgagggcgcaagcttaagctgaacgcccgtgatcttccatccctcagacggcactgcatcaagaaccgccactcaacaatagctgatataaccacatgggtgagggattactttggcaaacctttgtcaagcgctacaatacagagttacatgcacaaatgctacttaaaactttactgtgcaagaaaagaagccttgtgttaaccatgtccagtagaggcgtcgacttctctgggctcaaaggcatctaggatggaccatcacacagtggaaatgtgtattgtggtcagatgaatcagcattccaggtctttattGGAaagtgctccggaccaaagacgtaaaggaccatccagactgttatcagcaacaagtccaaaagccagggtctgtcatggtatggggccgTGTTCGGCAAAggtaatgcattttttaacaagacgatgcaaaaccacatgctgcacacattacaaagacatggctgcagaagaagagggtacaggtactggactggcctgcctgcagtcctgacctgtccccaatagagaatgtgtggagaattttgaaaagaAGAATGCAGCAATCCCATCCTAGTttgcaatgtgttgcaggcctgaaatgcaggaatgaatgtatattaataaataaaataaagtcgaCCAGACAAAACCTGAAATATcttgacttattgtactaaaacaatgagcaagaaatttcattagtggacagaacttatgagcagtaataattaagagaggcttagtgttcctgtgtcgttcttttagtacattaattcACGTTAAGCctcattattatatatttttttacaataaatgttttagactctctcagaaaagctgattctctcaatttctcagcaccccgagctataacacaagtttaaaagtgaaacagtgagaagaatccagctaaacacagatacatgtggacacttttagACTaaatttgactgttattccacacaaatgcagattcgtctcatgtgcacactttgatgatgttttaccacaccgctcaagccgagctctgaacaaagcagctgtttattgttaatttaaaaatagcAAAACACGCCGActttaagggaaacgtcgagtttaagggtacagatttctcCACAAAGATTGTGAGTTTAGGAGACGTcaggttacaaggtaccactgtattttagtCCTTTTAAAACCGTCTGATGGCTTGTGACCTTTCATCTTCCTCTTGATCATATTCTTGAGGCTTCCAATAGGGTTCAGGTCTAGAGACCAGGAGTTGATCTCGATTGGTGATTCTCGATCCACCATTTCTGATTTCCTCCAGGATAACCTTGTATGTGGTTTGATTGATGCTTCTTTCACAATGGAAAATCTGCCTGATTCCAGCTTTGCTGATGCACCTATTATTAGATTGTCACCAAATTTCACAGTGAGCGCAAGACACTGTGACTTGAAAaaaggtccaggtcctttctgtgcagagtttgcatgttctccctgtgtctgcctgggtttcacccgggtgctccgttttccttccacagtccaaaaacatgcagctaggctaattggagacaattGATGAATTGttctataggtacctagctgctaggatgcataaaccagtacaTTGtaatgctggtcccaagcccggataaatagggagggttgtgtcaggaagggcatccggcataaaaccTGTGCTAAATCAATaatggcgacccctaacgggagcagtcgagtggatggatggatggatggatggatggatggatggatggatggatggatggatggatggatggatggatcttaCTCCAGTCATCTATCCAATTCTTATAATCTTTTACAAACCTCAGCCTGGCTCTTTTTTGCTTCTCACTGATGAAGGGCCTTTGAGCCCTTAGAAATGGGGatgaatatagccacatgggtttTGGAGTACTTCAGAGAACCctcgtcacttaacacagtccaatactgcatcaagaaatgcaaactgaaactgaaagagaaagccatacatcaatacTATGCaggtccaagctcatcttagataggccataaaacatttaaaacatgcgCTTatctcagatgagtccatgttttGACTTGTTGTAGGGAATGAATTTTCTGTGCCACAATTTAAAGGGCCAtccgagccgctcaggtggcgcggcggtaaaaacgcatgctggaaccagagctgggatctcgaatacatcagaTCAAGTGTCCGCTCTGcctgcctgttgttcagatagcgGTGGGataaaaaagccggataggaactctctcataactaatgcaattacaacctctgctggcctgattgacggcgcctgcacagagatgggaaaagagtgctgtcaggatgcgtctctccgtacacagtgctgatctgtactgcactcatcaaagtgtaggtgactaGATGcacatcatttagttttttcacctcattactagccctaaattgcccctgtcccaactttttttggaatgtgttgcaggcctgaaatgcaggaatggatgtatattaacaaataaaatgaagccgagcagagaaaacatgaaatatctcgcgttcaaactgtctgtaattaaataaagtgAAAGGAACactgctttttttgttttatttgcatttttcatactgtcccaactttttctgatttagggttgtatataataataaattactacATGGACTAATGAGTAATTTAGGAGTTCAGATGTACCAAGTACTGAGATAAAATTGAGATGAAGATTGTATCCCTGCCCTGTATCTACAAAAAGTTATAAGTTTGCACTTCTCTGTCTGGTGGATGTCCATTGTCTGTAAATGGTTAGTCTGTTAATCTACCTAGGAGTGAAAGTCCAGCAAAGCTCACACCAAGTGCACAACATTCAGCTCtaaaagaagtaaaaaagaACCTGTCATGAAAGTTGGACAATGCAATAAGACATAGGAAGTGAAACCAGCAACAAATATAAAAAGGAAGTGTTGTAAGGAGTCCGTCCACACCTTAGTATAATACCTTCTTGTTACAAgtgaaatacatttttgtaaagtATTGAATGTATTGAACACAATTCACATTTATtggtgctcaggtggagcagtgtaAAGTAAGGTAGCCcagtactgctgagatccaggaaTCCAGagggtttgaaactcagcagtGCTGAGTGACCATCAGCATACCTGCCTAGGTCAAAactgcctagccattgggaatTTCACTTGTTAGTTcactcagtgctggtcccaagcccggatgaaaATAGGAGTGGTGTTTGGAAGGGCATCTGGCTTAAAAAATGGTGCCAAGTCTGGTACACGGACCAAAGAAACATTGTGGAATAGCTGGTCGTTTAAAGCATTtccattatacaccgatcaggcataacattatgaccacctccttgttactacactcactgttcattttatcagctccacttaccatgtagaagcattttgtagttctacaattactgactgtagtccatctgtttttctgcatgctttgttagccccctttttatcattctcagcactgcagtgacactgacatggtggtgttagtgtgttgtgctggtatgagtggataagacacagcagcgctgctggagattttaaagacctcactgtcactgctggactgagaatagtccaccaaccaaaaatatccagccaacagcgccccgtgggcagcgtcctgtgaccactgatgaaggtctagaaaatgaccaactcaagcagcagcaatagatgagcgatcgtctctgactttacatctacaaggtggaccaaccaggtagaggagtgtctaatagagtggacagtgagtgaaatgGTATATTCTTTACTATatcgtaagtggagctgaaaaaatggacagtgactcagtggtgcagcaggcagtatgggtgccacacagcaccagggccctgggtttaaacctcacCTCTAGTTACGATGTTACTTCTCACCATGTCTGTTTTCTCCCACCTACAAAACCATACAGAAGTTAAATTGTATACTttagggtagcactgtcgcctgacagcaagaaggccctgggttcaatCTTTtctgtgtgtacaagtgtggtgaattggagatacaaaattgtcctgatgaactgatgaatcttgtgtaacgattaactacctgtgctgtcatgaatgtaaccaaagtgtaaaacatgacgttaaaatcctaataaataaataattaatgccctgtgatggactggcatcctgttcACAATTGATTCCTACCATGCAAACAATGTTTCTCAGTGGTCCTGGGCACTGGAACCCCCCCGGAACATGAAAACATGTTATTGTAGATGATAAATGTATGAAAATATGGTTCATAAGTGCCATTCCAGAAGAGGTGTGTTGAACAATGTGTTCTTGTGTAAAATTCCTACAGAGCCTTCACAGGGTGGCCACTCGGGCCTTCAATACGACTGCAAGACAGATGAAGAATAAGGTCCCGGAGAAGCAAAAGCTTTTCCAGGTGAGCTGTGAATAACTACAGAAAATGGAATGCAttatgtcatttatacatacactgatcagccataactttaaaaccacttccttgtttctacacccactttgtagttctacaattactgactgtagtccatctatttatctacatacctttttaacctgctttcatgctgttcttcattggtcaggacccccacgggaccactacagagcaggtattatttgggtggtggatcattctcagcactgcactgacactgacatggtggtggtgtgttagtgtgtgttgtgctggtatgagtggatcagacacagcaatgctgctggagtttttaaataccgtgtttactcactgtccactctattagacactcctacctagttggtccaccttgtagatgtaaagtagaTGTAaagggacagttgtggcctagcggttaaagtactggactagtaatccaaaggttgctggttcaatccccaccactgccaggttgccactgttgggcccttgagcaaggcccttaaccctcaattgcttagacagtatactgtcacagtactgtaagttgcttttggataaaagcgtctgctaaatgctgaaaatgtaaaaaaaaaaaatctattttttacatctattgctgctgtttgagttggtcatcttctagaccttcatcagtggtcacaggacgctgcccacggggcgctgttggctggatgtttttggttggtggactattctcagtccagtagtgactggtgaggtgtttaaaaactctgtgtctgatccactcatacagcacaacacacactaacacaccaccaccatgtcagtgtcactgcagtgctgagaatgacccaccacccaaataatacctgctctgtggtggtcctgaccattgaagaacagcatgaaagggggctaacaaagcatgcagagaaacagatggactacagtcagtaactgtagaactacaaagtgcttttatatggtaagtggtgcagataaaatggacagtgagtgtagaaactaccAACCATGTATTTAATCAATCTTTTGCTTTTTAGGAGGACAATGGGTTACCGGTCCACATTAAAGGAGGAACCACAGATATGCTACTCTATCGTTTTACCATGACCCTCACTATTGTTGGTAAGACAGGGCATGTCAATATGTCCAATATGCACAACAATTGAACCACACCGCATTTGGATAGAGTTCttattgtatg includes:
- the LOC134334343 gene encoding cytochrome c oxidase subunit 7A2, mitochondrial, whose amino-acid sequence is MKHLLSLHRVATRAFNTTARQMKNKVPEKQKLFQEDNGLPVHIKGGTTDMLLYRFTMTLTIVGTGFSCYWLLVASMPRAKAE